A part of Ziziphus jujuba cultivar Dongzao chromosome 8, ASM3175591v1 genomic DNA contains:
- the LOC107414001 gene encoding two-component response regulator ARR17, with translation MDASFPSSSSSSSSSSKGFTETGEQPHVLAVDDSLIDRKLIEKLLKNSSCKVTTAENGPRALEVLGLGDHQHNKLESNASKVNMIITDYCMPGMTGYELLKKIKESSNLREVPVVIMSSENVPTRINKCLEEGAQMFILKPLNQSDIKRLRCHLMNCRS, from the exons ATGGATGCtagttttccttcttcttcttcttcttcttcttcttcttcaaaaggGTTCACGGAAACTGGTGAACAACCCCATGTTTTAGCTGTAGATGACAGTCTCATCGACCGCAAACTCATTGAGAAGCTTCTCAAGAATTCCTCTTgcaaag TGACTACTGCTGAAAATGGGCCAAGAGCATTGGAGGTTTTGGGCTTGGGAGATCATCAACACAATAAGTTGGAAAGCAAT GCTTCAAAGGTGAATATGATCATTACAGATTACTGTATGCCAGGAATGACAGGCTATGAGCTGCTTAAGAAAATCAAG GAATCATCAAACTTGAGGGAGGTTCCAGTGGTGATTATGTCATCTGAGAATGTTCCAACTCGTATCAACAA GTGCTTGGAGGAAGGAGCTCAGATGTTCATTTTAAAGCCTCTGAACCAATCGGACATAAAGAGATTGAGATGTCATTTGATGAATTGCAGGAGCTAA